One stretch of Oceanimonas pelagia DNA includes these proteins:
- a CDS encoding PrkA family serine protein kinase, which produces MGIFEHYQMRYEKAKEEEYSLQEFLDLCRDDKGCYASASERLLMAIGEPEMIDTAQVPRYSRLFSNRVIARYPAFADFYGMEDSIEQIVSYLKHAAQGLEEKKQILYLLGPVGGGKSSLAECLKALMQKVPIYRLKGSPVNDHPFCLFDMTEDGPVLEQEYGIPRRYLRPIMSPWAVKRLHEYGGDITRFRVEKVYPSVLDQIAVAKTEPGDDNNQDISSLVGKVDIRKLEHYAQDDADAYSYSGALCKANQGMMEFVEMFKAPIKVLHPLLTATQEGNYNGTEGLSALPFEGIILAHSNESEWQHFKHNKNNEAFLDRVYIVKVPYCLRVTEEVEIYQKLLANSELSTAKCAPGTLETLAQFTVLSRLKEPENSSIYSKMRVYDGETLKDTDPKAKSYQEYRDYAGVDEGMTGLSTRFAFKILSRVFNFDHAEVAANPVHLFYVLEQQIEREQFPQEIHDRYLEFIKGYLIPKYVEFIGKEIQTAYLESYSEYGQNIFDRYVTYADFWIQDQEYRDPDTGQLFDRAALNAELEKIEKPAGISNPKDFRNEIVNFVLRARANNAGKNPNWTSYEKLRTVIEKKMFSNTEELLPVISFNAKTSADEQKKHDDFVDRMMEKGYTRKQVRLLSEWYLRVRKSS; this is translated from the coding sequence ATGGGTATTTTCGAGCACTATCAAATGCGCTATGAAAAAGCCAAGGAAGAGGAATACAGCCTGCAAGAGTTCCTCGACCTTTGCCGCGACGACAAGGGCTGTTATGCCTCCGCTTCCGAGCGGCTGCTGATGGCCATCGGTGAGCCGGAAATGATAGACACCGCCCAGGTGCCCAGATACAGCCGGCTGTTTTCCAACCGGGTAATCGCCCGCTATCCTGCCTTTGCCGACTTCTATGGTATGGAAGACAGCATCGAGCAGATTGTCTCCTACCTCAAGCACGCCGCCCAGGGGCTGGAAGAAAAGAAACAAATCCTTTATCTGCTGGGCCCGGTGGGGGGAGGTAAGTCCTCCCTGGCCGAATGCCTGAAGGCACTGATGCAAAAGGTGCCCATCTACCGGCTCAAGGGTTCGCCGGTCAACGATCACCCCTTCTGTCTGTTTGACATGACCGAAGACGGCCCCGTTCTGGAGCAGGAATACGGCATTCCACGCCGTTATCTGCGCCCCATCATGTCGCCCTGGGCGGTCAAGCGCCTGCATGAGTATGGCGGCGACATCACCCGGTTCCGGGTAGAAAAGGTGTATCCGTCGGTACTCGACCAGATAGCCGTGGCCAAAACCGAGCCCGGCGACGACAATAACCAGGACATCTCCTCGCTGGTGGGCAAGGTCGACATTCGCAAGCTGGAGCACTATGCCCAGGACGACGCCGACGCCTACTCCTATTCCGGCGCCCTGTGCAAGGCCAACCAGGGCATGATGGAATTCGTGGAAATGTTCAAGGCCCCCATCAAGGTGCTGCACCCCTTGCTGACCGCCACCCAGGAAGGCAACTACAACGGCACAGAGGGACTGTCTGCCCTGCCCTTTGAAGGCATTATTCTGGCCCACTCCAACGAGTCGGAATGGCAGCATTTCAAGCACAACAAGAACAACGAGGCCTTTCTCGACCGGGTATACATCGTCAAGGTGCCCTACTGCCTGCGAGTAACCGAAGAAGTGGAAATCTACCAGAAGCTGCTGGCCAACAGTGAGCTGTCTACCGCCAAATGTGCGCCGGGCACCCTGGAAACCCTGGCCCAGTTCACCGTGCTGTCGCGGCTCAAGGAGCCGGAGAACTCCAGCATTTACTCCAAGATGCGGGTCTACGACGGTGAAACCCTGAAAGACACGGATCCCAAGGCCAAGTCCTATCAGGAATACCGGGACTACGCCGGCGTCGACGAAGGCATGACCGGGCTTTCCACCCGCTTCGCCTTCAAGATCCTGTCCCGGGTGTTCAACTTCGATCACGCCGAAGTGGCGGCCAACCCGGTGCATCTGTTCTATGTGCTCGAGCAGCAAATCGAGCGGGAGCAGTTTCCCCAGGAAATACACGACCGTTACCTGGAGTTCATCAAGGGCTACCTGATTCCCAAGTACGTGGAATTCATCGGCAAGGAAATTCAAACCGCCTACCTCGAGTCCTATTCCGAGTATGGCCAGAACATTTTTGACCGCTATGTTACCTATGCCGACTTCTGGATTCAGGATCAGGAATACCGGGATCCGGATACCGGCCAGCTGTTTGACCGCGCCGCCCTCAACGCCGAACTGGAGAAAATCGAAAAGCCCGCCGGCATCAGCAATCCCAAGGACTTCCGCAACGAAATCGTCAACTTCGTACTGCGGGCCCGGGCCAACAATGCCGGCAAAAATCCCAACTGGACCAGCTACGAAAAGCTCAGAACCGTTATCGAGAAGAAAATGTTCTCCAATACCGAGGAGCTGCTGCCGGTCATTTCCTTCAATGCGAAAACCAGTGCCGACGAGCAGAAAAAACACGACGACTTCGTGGATCGCATGATGGAAAAGGGATACACCCGCAAGCAGGTCCGGTTGCTGTCCGAATGGTACCTGCGGGTACGCAAGTCAAGCTGA
- a CDS encoding aminotransferase class III-fold pyridoxal phosphate-dependent enzyme: MNQIPLNAHWMPFTPNKAFKASPRMLTGAEGMHWITDDNRRVLDMTAGLWCCNAGHGNPHIAEAIARQARQLDYAPCFGFGHPLSFELSERLASLAPGNLNRVFYTNSGSESVETALKMALAYHHARGETGRQLFIGRERGYHGVNFGGISVGGITSNYKAFGQWLPTDHLSHTQDLARNAFSRGLPLHGGVEMANELEKLIKLHDASRIAAVIIEPITGAGGVLPPPVGYLQRIREICDRHEILLILDEVICGFGRTGNVFASQTFNVQPDIMTTAKGLTNGTAPMGAVLAGDHIHDAIMAASASGVEFFHGYTYSAHPLACAAAMATLDVYEQEGLYQRGAAEGEISRYFEQGLHSLKGLPGVIDIRNYSLIAAVEFEAPAGQAGGTGAGIQSLAWEQGLMLRSLGDAIAMSPPLILEKEHVDQTIGILERCIRRQFG; encoded by the coding sequence ATGAATCAAATCCCGTTAAACGCCCACTGGATGCCCTTTACTCCCAACAAGGCCTTCAAAGCCAGCCCTCGCATGCTCACCGGTGCCGAAGGCATGCACTGGATCACCGACGACAACCGCCGGGTACTGGACATGACCGCCGGCCTGTGGTGCTGCAACGCCGGTCACGGCAACCCGCACATTGCCGAGGCCATCGCCCGTCAGGCCCGGCAACTGGACTATGCTCCCTGCTTTGGCTTTGGCCACCCGCTGTCTTTTGAACTGTCGGAGCGCCTTGCCAGCCTGGCTCCGGGCAACCTCAACCGCGTGTTTTATACCAACTCCGGCTCCGAGTCGGTGGAAACCGCCCTGAAAATGGCGCTGGCCTACCACCATGCCCGAGGCGAGACCGGCCGCCAGCTGTTCATCGGTCGTGAGCGCGGCTACCACGGGGTCAACTTCGGCGGCATTTCGGTAGGTGGCATTACCAGCAACTACAAGGCCTTTGGCCAGTGGCTGCCTACCGATCACCTGTCTCATACCCAGGATCTGGCACGCAATGCCTTTTCCCGCGGTCTGCCCCTGCACGGCGGCGTGGAAATGGCCAACGAGCTGGAAAAACTGATTAAACTACACGATGCCAGCCGCATCGCCGCGGTGATCATCGAGCCCATTACCGGTGCCGGCGGCGTGCTTCCGCCCCCGGTGGGCTATTTGCAGCGCATTCGGGAAATCTGCGATCGGCACGAGATTCTGCTGATCCTCGATGAAGTCATTTGTGGCTTTGGCCGTACCGGCAACGTCTTTGCCAGCCAGACCTTTAACGTACAGCCCGACATCATGACCACCGCCAAGGGGCTCACCAATGGCACGGCGCCCATGGGGGCCGTGCTGGCCGGCGATCATATTCATGACGCCATCATGGCAGCCAGCGCCAGCGGGGTGGAGTTCTTTCATGGCTACACCTATTCCGCCCACCCGCTGGCCTGTGCCGCCGCCATGGCCACCCTGGATGTCTACGAGCAGGAAGGACTGTATCAACGCGGTGCCGCCGAGGGCGAGATCAGCCGTTACTTCGAGCAGGGACTGCACAGCCTTAAGGGTCTGCCCGGAGTCATCGACATTCGCAACTATTCACTCATTGCCGCGGTGGAGTTCGAGGCTCCCGCCGGTCAGGCCGGCGGCACAGGCGCGGGAATTCAGAGCCTGGCATGGGAGCAGGGGCTGATGCTGCGCTCTCTGGGCGATGCCATTGCCATGTCGCCGCCGCTGATCCTGGAAAAGGAGCATGTCGACCAGACCATCGGCATTCTGGAGCGCTGCATTCGCCGGCAATTCGGCTAA
- a CDS encoding FMN-dependent NADH-azoreductase, producing the protein MPHTLVLKSSILAEHSESSRLVDDFVARLDEPKVTVRDLAAVPLPWLDGEGAQALRGAGELNERQQALLALSNELVAELKAAERVVIAAPMYNFHVPVQLKAWIDLVCRAGVTFRYTEQGPEGLLRGKQAVVISTRGGQHHGSDRDLITPYMETVLGFLGISDVEFVYAEGLNMGGDARDSGLNSARARLEQLVAG; encoded by the coding sequence ATGCCCCACACTCTGGTCCTCAAATCCAGCATTCTTGCTGAACACTCCGAATCCAGCCGTCTGGTTGATGACTTTGTGGCCCGGCTGGATGAACCTAAGGTTACCGTACGGGATCTGGCCGCCGTGCCGCTGCCCTGGCTGGACGGCGAGGGAGCGCAGGCCCTGCGGGGAGCCGGGGAGCTGAATGAACGTCAGCAGGCTCTGCTGGCGCTGTCCAATGAACTGGTTGCCGAGCTCAAGGCCGCCGAACGAGTGGTGATTGCGGCGCCCATGTACAATTTTCATGTGCCGGTGCAGCTCAAGGCCTGGATTGATCTGGTATGCCGGGCCGGTGTGACTTTTCGTTATACCGAGCAGGGGCCGGAAGGCCTTCTCAGGGGCAAGCAGGCCGTGGTGATCAGCACCCGTGGTGGCCAGCACCATGGCAGTGATCGCGACCTGATCACGCCCTACATGGAAACCGTACTGGGTTTTCTGGGCATTTCGGACGTGGAATTTGTGTATGCCGAAGGCCTGAACATGGGCGGCGATGCCCGTGACAGCGGCTTGAACAGTGCCCGTGCCCGGCTGGAGCAACTGGTGGCGGGTTAA